Proteins found in one Paenibacillus borealis genomic segment:
- the hrpB gene encoding ATP-dependent helicase HrpB has protein sequence MKQLPIMQVLPDLKRILTDTTAAILIAEPGAGKTTGTPPAFLDEPWLAGKTILMLEPRRLAARSAAAYMASRLGESVGQTVGYRMRMDTKVGRNTRIVVVTEGVLTRMLQSDPSLGDVGLVIFDEFHERSLHADLGLALALEAQSVLREDLRILVMSATLDGERVSALLGGAQVVNCPGRTYPVETVYVPGPDKVYPEIAAAAAVRRALAEQPGDVLVFLPGEREIRRTEQELASGGLPQGTVLRPLYGQLPQQMQDAAVAAAVPGERKVVLATSIAETSLTIEGVRTVIDTGLRRTQVFSPRTGMPRLTTVPVSKASADQRRGRAGRTAPGVCYRLWSREEQDRLPDDNVPEIMETDLAQLALELALWGVPEPGALAWLDAPPAAPYAQATALLRQLGALDAGGAITPHGRNMAALGAHPRIAHMLLRAADLAAAPLAAQLAALLQERDLFKGPAALSSDLTLRVEALLGSGSSAAGGGADPQALRAVQRESRNFLAQLQAAPGEAIDNISLSGLLLSFAYPDRIGQKRGDGAFLLSGGRGAAMREGQPLARSPYIVAPGVDDRAGQSRIMLAAELSEQDLLKHHADSLLEEREVYWDNESGSVKARRVTRLGALILKETTHERATPEETEHVLLKVIAAEGLERLPWDKGTIQLRQRMGFLHALRADFPDMSDAALCDTLDDWLAPYIHGMRNLRDLQRVNLTQALENMLDWNSRQTLNREAPTHITVPSGSRVPLDYSNPGSPVLAVRLQEMFGQIDTPRIGGGKVPVLLHLLSPARRPMQVTSDLASFWGGTYFEVKKDLKGRYPKHYWPDDPLQAIPTNRTRPSK, from the coding sequence ATGAAGCAGCTACCGATTATGCAGGTGCTCCCTGACCTGAAAAGAATACTTACAGATACTACTGCAGCAATACTGATCGCAGAGCCTGGAGCAGGGAAGACAACAGGCACCCCTCCGGCTTTTTTGGACGAGCCTTGGCTGGCCGGAAAAACCATTCTTATGCTGGAGCCCAGACGACTCGCAGCCCGTTCAGCTGCTGCTTATATGGCTTCCCGCCTGGGGGAAAGTGTCGGGCAGACGGTCGGGTACCGTATGCGGATGGATACCAAGGTGGGCAGGAATACGCGTATTGTTGTGGTTACAGAAGGTGTATTAACGAGAATGCTGCAAAGCGATCCTTCACTAGGTGATGTTGGACTCGTTATCTTCGATGAATTTCATGAGCGTAGCCTGCATGCTGATCTGGGGCTTGCGCTGGCGCTCGAAGCACAGAGTGTGCTGCGTGAGGATCTGCGCATTCTGGTGATGTCGGCGACACTGGATGGCGAGCGGGTATCCGCCCTGCTTGGCGGGGCACAGGTAGTGAATTGTCCGGGACGGACCTATCCGGTAGAAACGGTGTATGTGCCGGGCCCGGACAAGGTATATCCCGAGATAGCGGCGGCGGCTGCCGTGCGCCGGGCACTTGCCGAGCAGCCGGGGGATGTGCTCGTCTTCCTGCCGGGCGAGCGGGAGATCCGCCGGACGGAGCAGGAGCTGGCCTCAGGCGGTCTTCCGCAGGGAACCGTGCTGCGTCCGCTCTATGGCCAGCTGCCGCAGCAGATGCAGGATGCGGCAGTCGCGGCGGCTGTACCTGGCGAACGCAAGGTCGTACTGGCGACATCCATCGCCGAGACCAGTCTGACGATTGAAGGTGTGCGCACGGTGATTGACACGGGTCTAAGACGGACACAGGTGTTCTCTCCGCGCACCGGTATGCCGCGGCTGACGACGGTGCCGGTCTCGAAGGCCTCGGCGGATCAGCGGCGCGGCCGGGCAGGCCGCACGGCGCCGGGTGTGTGCTACCGGCTGTGGAGCCGGGAGGAGCAAGACCGCCTTCCGGACGATAACGTACCGGAGATTATGGAGACCGACCTGGCGCAGCTCGCCCTGGAGCTGGCGCTGTGGGGCGTGCCGGAGCCCGGAGCGCTCGCCTGGCTCGACGCGCCGCCTGCCGCGCCTTACGCGCAGGCCACGGCGCTGCTGCGCCAGCTCGGCGCGCTGGACGCCGGCGGCGCCATCACGCCGCACGGCCGCAACATGGCCGCGCTCGGCGCGCACCCGCGCATCGCGCACATGCTGCTGCGCGCGGCAGACCTGGCAGCGGCGCCGCTCGCAGCACAGCTCGCGGCGCTGCTGCAGGAGCGGGACCTCTTCAAGGGTCCCGCGGCACTAAGCAGCGACCTCACGCTGCGCGTGGAGGCGCTGCTCGGGTCTGGAAGCTCCGCTGCTGGCGGCGGAGCGGACCCGCAGGCTCTTCGCGCGGTGCAGCGTGAGAGCCGCAATTTCCTGGCGCAGCTGCAGGCAGCGCCGGGAGAAGCCATAGACAACATCAGCCTCAGCGGGCTGCTGTTGTCGTTCGCCTATCCCGACCGCATCGGGCAGAAACGCGGCGATGGCGCGTTTCTGCTCTCCGGCGGCCGGGGGGCGGCGATGCGCGAAGGGCAGCCGCTTGCGCGTTCGCCCTATATTGTGGCGCCCGGCGTGGATGACCGTGCCGGGCAGAGCCGGATTATGCTTGCCGCAGAGCTCTCCGAGCAGGATCTGCTGAAGCATCATGCGGATAGCCTTCTTGAAGAACGCGAAGTCTATTGGGACAATGAGAGCGGAAGCGTGAAGGCACGCAGAGTAACCCGGCTGGGTGCACTCATCCTGAAGGAGACTACCCATGAACGCGCAACCCCAGAGGAGACGGAACACGTACTGCTCAAGGTGATTGCTGCAGAAGGGCTGGAGCGGCTGCCGTGGGACAAGGGAACAATCCAGCTGCGGCAGCGGATGGGGTTCCTGCATGCCTTGCGGGCGGACTTTCCCGATATGTCCGATGCTGCGTTATGTGATACCCTGGACGATTGGCTGGCACCGTATATCCACGGAATGCGCAATCTGCGTGACCTGCAGCGTGTGAATCTGACACAGGCTTTGGAGAATATGCTGGACTGGAACAGCAGGCAGACCCTGAATAGAGAAGCGCCCACACATATTACCGTGCCTAGCGGGTCGCGCGTTCCACTGGATTACAGCAATCCGGGATCGCCGGTTTTGGCGGTGAGACTGCAGGAAATGTTCGGGCAGATTGATACACCGAGGATTGGCGGGGGGAAGGTTCCGGTGCTGCTGCATCTGCTGTCTCCGGCCAGAAGGCCGATGCAGGTCACTTCAGACCTGGCAAGCTTCTGGGGCGGAACTTACTTTGAGGTCAAGAAAGACTTGAAGGGCCGCTATCCCAAGCACTACTGGCCGGATGATCCGCTGCAGGCCATTCCAACCAACCGCACCCGTCCGTCCAAATAA
- a CDS encoding general stress protein, whose amino-acid sequence MADKIVGVFDTEQEATRAIESLQSQGFTNDDISVITRDRDDLKSISEDTGTMAPEGVATGAATGGVVGGITGLLAGIGALAIPGIGPILAAGPIVATLTGAAIGAGAGGLVGGLIGLGIPEDEARDYEGYVDSGKILVLVDDNGRGRDIHNVFRGNRSLNASRYDSRYTDDTVNGTLADRGPTNPDIIPEDTRVGNTLGNRGAMNVDSDPDLYNRDKF is encoded by the coding sequence GTGGCAGATAAAATCGTAGGTGTATTTGATACAGAACAAGAAGCGACCAGAGCGATTGAAAGTTTACAGAGCCAAGGATTTACTAACGACGATATTTCAGTCATTACACGTGATCGTGATGATTTAAAAAGCATTTCCGAGGATACAGGAACGATGGCACCGGAAGGCGTAGCAACAGGAGCGGCGACCGGAGGCGTAGTCGGCGGGATCACCGGATTACTCGCAGGAATCGGCGCACTGGCCATCCCGGGGATAGGACCGATTCTCGCAGCCGGTCCCATTGTAGCAACATTAACAGGTGCTGCAATTGGCGCAGGAGCAGGCGGACTGGTGGGCGGATTAATCGGACTTGGAATTCCGGAGGATGAAGCCAGGGATTACGAAGGATACGTGGACAGCGGCAAAATCCTCGTGCTAGTTGATGACAACGGCCGCGGCAGGGATATCCATAATGTCTTCCGGGGCAACCGTTCGCTCAACGCCAGCCGTTACGACAGCCGCTATACGGATGATACCGTAAATGGGACGCTAGCAGACCGCGGACCTACGAATCCGGATATTATTCCGGAGGATACGAGAGTTGGCAACACGCTGGGCAACAGAGGCGCGATGAACGTCGACAGCGATCCTGATCTGTACAATCGCGACAAATTCTAA
- a CDS encoding GNAT family N-acetyltransferase, translated as MSIFIKKCLEDDLSLLQEISVETFKETFEHQNSAEVMQAYVDKAFNKEQLKKELSTASSEFYFIYSKAEIAGYLKVNMNAAQSESMGNDSLEIERIYLRRAFHKQGLGKYLINKAIDIAVEQNKEKVWLGVWERNGSAIAFYAKMGFAQTGTHSFYMGDEEQTDYIMTKTLI; from the coding sequence ATGAGTATATTTATAAAAAAATGCTTGGAAGATGATTTGAGTTTACTTCAAGAAATTAGTGTTGAAACCTTCAAAGAGACGTTTGAGCATCAAAATTCAGCTGAAGTTATGCAAGCCTATGTAGACAAAGCCTTTAACAAGGAGCAATTAAAAAAGGAACTATCAACAGCCTCTTCTGAATTCTATTTCATCTATTCTAAAGCGGAAATTGCCGGGTACTTGAAGGTAAACATGAATGCCGCACAATCTGAAAGCATGGGTAATGATTCGCTTGAGATTGAACGGATCTATCTCAGGAGAGCTTTTCACAAACAGGGTTTAGGGAAATATTTGATAAATAAAGCTATAGATATTGCTGTAGAACAGAATAAAGAAAAGGTCTGGCTGGGCGTCTGGGAAAGAAACGGGAGTGCGATTGCTTTTTATGCAAAAATGGGGTTTGCTCAGACCGGTACGCACTCTTTCTATATGGGGGATGAGGAACAGACAGATTATATAATGACCAAAACACTTATTTAG
- a CDS encoding helix-turn-helix transcriptional regulator — protein MAFMIAQRAFIKVYLITMVEQHKGYGYQMLEDLRRDFKAYGYSPPQSEIYRALHELVQQGILYRTKQLKGSDPKVDFQEIVLYHFTADGEEKARLYKKQVKTDLDRCLGILNKAVADNF, from the coding sequence ATGGCGTTTATGATTGCCCAGCGGGCGTTTATAAAGGTATATCTGATTACAATGGTGGAGCAGCATAAAGGTTACGGGTATCAGATGCTGGAGGATCTGCGGAGAGATTTCAAAGCGTATGGGTATTCTCCTCCCCAGAGTGAAATTTACCGTGCGCTGCATGAGTTAGTACAGCAGGGGATACTGTACCGCACGAAGCAGTTAAAGGGCAGTGATCCCAAAGTCGATTTCCAGGAAATTGTTCTATACCATTTCACTGCCGACGGGGAGGAGAAAGCCAGACTATATAAGAAGCAGGTGAAGACTGATCTGGACCGCTGTCTTGGGATACTCAATAAGGCGGTAGCAGATAACTTTTGA
- a CDS encoding TraR/DksA C4-type zinc finger protein, which translates to MTKLQQLLEERRTELEQHFSSNGAEDSLLGDSLTLSTGELSSVDNHPADTGTETFERSRDLSINTSLSEELTDIEAALQRIEDGTYGICEISKQEIPYERLEAIPYTRYAIEYAPASQNSGVRPVEEEVMTPPPSGAGQGRQEHSGRFDDAGAWEAVEDYGSASSPVTPPGQDTEEEDS; encoded by the coding sequence TTGACTAAGCTCCAGCAATTACTTGAGGAGCGCAGAACAGAGCTTGAACAGCATTTCTCCAGCAATGGGGCTGAAGACAGCCTGCTTGGCGATTCACTCACACTCTCTACGGGTGAACTCTCTTCTGTAGATAACCACCCTGCAGATACAGGAACCGAAACCTTTGAACGCAGCCGCGACCTGTCCATCAACACTTCGCTATCCGAAGAATTAACCGATATTGAAGCTGCACTGCAGCGGATCGAAGACGGTACTTATGGCATCTGTGAAATCAGCAAACAAGAGATTCCTTATGAACGTCTTGAAGCCATCCCCTATACCCGTTACGCCATTGAATATGCCCCTGCCAGCCAGAACTCCGGCGTACGTCCCGTGGAAGAAGAAGTAATGACGCCTCCGCCTTCCGGCGCAGGCCAAGGACGGCAGGAGCATAGCGGAAGATTCGATGACGCCGGTGCCTGGGAAGCTGTTGAAGATTACGGCAGCGCAAGCTCACCTGTAACTCCTCCCGGTCAGGATACGGAGGAAGAGGATTCCTGA
- a CDS encoding DivIVA domain-containing protein, translated as MDEHMKRRLDKQRKLFSQLGITLDALTIHEKEFSMKLRGYDAEEVDTFLDSVIKDYERFYATIADLMDKWQEQQIEMKELKAEAKSAAAPVPVIKGIDPLDLEEIIIKLEANVRQLKDRLPRTEGYL; from the coding sequence ATGGACGAACATATGAAACGCCGGTTGGACAAGCAAAGAAAGCTGTTCAGCCAGCTCGGTATTACCCTGGATGCACTTACGATTCATGAGAAGGAATTCAGCATGAAGCTTCGCGGCTACGATGCCGAGGAAGTTGATACATTTCTGGATAGCGTAATTAAGGATTATGAGCGGTTCTATGCCACCATTGCGGATCTGATGGATAAGTGGCAGGAACAGCAGATTGAAATGAAGGAGCTGAAGGCCGAGGCCAAGTCAGCAGCAGCGCCTGTTCCTGTTATCAAGGGGATCGATCCGTTAGATCTGGAAGAGATTATTATTAAACTGGAAGCTAATGTACGGCAGCTCAAGGACAGATTGCCGCGTACAGAAGGATATTTGTAG
- a CDS encoding CHASE3 domain-containing protein, translated as MPEKHAWSLKIRGKIALGYVIILLMLGLFLVIVSNRITSLEKETVFLSDHDIEVHELTYQIEKNVLDMETGQRGYALTGDESYLEPYNNGLVEWRINFAKLNSLISDNPEQVGNLNNISDNIEKWIDVAGQYVVDLKKNGQNEAVSAFFRNDSGKSVVDSIRSQSDYFRDIERSLTNERINNLKDSNQKLLITMYILWGLVAVLASLITYLLSASIVNPLHSVIQAINGIASGGNRSDRIKVKTFDEVFELGEATNGLLDTVQRDQWTSEQLTSMSIALQETTDMPSLCRIFVNRLSVMLEMQYATIFVLSREELFERTYSYAGAENKEARLGADIIQPGVGLVGQCALDQRVNIIEHLPEDYIYISSGLGRTPPRFAVIAPIVFENKTLAVLEIAALTRWAPYHFELLDELLQMMGVTVNSVMTRMEIQKLLRDSQVMNEELQVQSEELQVQSEELQVQTEELQNQTSELLNVNKELEDQKSVAENAAIELERYNEQLELSSRYKSEFLANMSHELRTPLNSMLILSQLLTENRNHTLTEEEQGYASVIYNSGSDLLSMINDILDLSKVEAGKMLVEMDAVNLTELPSLLQGYFGKLAEGRNLEFEVTLGAEVPDLFFTDEMRMHQILRNLLSNAFKFTEQGSVIVEIRKLDSYSDMNYAANDSLLSFAVKDTGIGISAENRELIFEAFRQADGTTARRFGGTGLGLSISLQLAKLLGGHISLESEEGEGSTFTLYLPCRELDSGEESDNLPGQTQAAAASEQTASAQRGTLDNSKDLLFEKEYEKLHGRTVLIVDDDSRNIFALQKGLEPYGMNVLTAQTGYECLQIVREQADVDIVLLDIMMPNLDGYDTLSIIREELLLTELPIIAISAKTMKEDRERCLTAGATDFMSKPVVMKEVVTRMCRWIQDRV; from the coding sequence TTGCCGGAGAAGCATGCGTGGAGCTTGAAGATCCGTGGCAAAATCGCACTTGGATATGTCATCATCTTATTAATGCTGGGTCTGTTTCTGGTTATCGTCTCCAACAGGATTACCAGCCTGGAGAAAGAAACAGTGTTCCTGAGCGACCATGATATCGAGGTTCATGAACTTACATATCAAATTGAGAAAAATGTATTGGATATGGAGACCGGCCAAAGAGGATATGCCCTTACCGGGGACGAGTCCTACCTGGAGCCGTATAACAACGGACTTGTGGAGTGGCGGATCAATTTTGCGAAGCTAAACAGTCTGATTTCAGATAATCCGGAGCAAGTCGGGAACCTGAATAATATTTCAGATAATATTGAGAAGTGGATTGATGTTGCGGGCCAATATGTGGTAGATCTGAAGAAGAATGGTCAGAATGAGGCAGTTAGTGCTTTTTTTCGCAATGATTCCGGGAAAAGTGTTGTTGATTCAATTCGATCACAGTCTGATTACTTCCGTGATATTGAGCGTAGTCTTACCAACGAGCGTATAAACAATCTTAAAGACAGCAACCAAAAGCTGCTCATTACAATGTACATTCTCTGGGGATTAGTTGCCGTGTTAGCGTCACTGATTACGTATCTGCTCTCTGCCAGCATTGTGAATCCTTTGCACAGTGTAATCCAGGCAATAAACGGTATTGCCAGTGGAGGAAATAGGTCGGATCGGATTAAAGTGAAGACGTTTGACGAGGTCTTTGAATTAGGTGAAGCGACCAACGGCCTGCTGGACACAGTGCAGAGGGATCAATGGACCAGCGAACAGCTTACTTCAATGTCCATTGCGCTTCAGGAAACGACAGATATGCCTTCATTATGCAGAATTTTTGTCAACCGGTTGTCGGTGATGTTGGAGATGCAGTATGCCACTATTTTCGTGCTAAGTCGTGAAGAATTGTTCGAACGGACATACTCCTATGCAGGAGCGGAGAATAAGGAAGCCCGTCTAGGTGCGGATATTATCCAGCCGGGAGTGGGTCTTGTTGGGCAGTGCGCGCTGGATCAGCGGGTTAACATTATAGAGCATCTGCCAGAGGATTATATATATATCTCTTCCGGTTTGGGCAGGACCCCTCCGCGGTTTGCGGTTATAGCTCCAATTGTTTTTGAAAACAAGACGTTAGCTGTACTGGAGATTGCTGCGCTTACACGCTGGGCGCCTTATCATTTCGAGCTGCTGGATGAATTGCTGCAGATGATGGGAGTTACCGTTAATTCCGTAATGACGCGTATGGAGATTCAGAAGCTCCTGCGTGATTCACAGGTTATGAATGAAGAGCTGCAGGTGCAATCCGAAGAGCTTCAGGTGCAGTCTGAGGAGCTTCAGGTACAGACGGAGGAGCTGCAGAACCAGACCAGTGAATTGCTGAACGTAAACAAGGAGCTTGAGGATCAGAAGTCTGTGGCAGAGAACGCAGCCATAGAGCTGGAGAGGTACAATGAACAGCTTGAGCTTAGTTCCCGCTATAAATCGGAGTTTCTGGCCAATATGTCTCATGAACTGCGCACACCGCTTAATAGCATGCTGATTCTCTCACAGTTGCTTACAGAGAACCGCAATCATACATTAACTGAAGAAGAACAGGGGTATGCCTCTGTAATTTACAATTCCGGCAGTGATCTGCTGAGTATGATTAATGATATTCTTGACCTCTCCAAGGTGGAAGCCGGCAAAATGCTGGTGGAAATGGATGCTGTTAATCTTACAGAGCTGCCGTCGCTGCTGCAGGGTTATTTCGGTAAGCTGGCTGAGGGAAGGAATTTAGAGTTTGAGGTGACTCTTGGAGCAGAGGTCCCGGATTTGTTCTTCACCGATGAAATGAGGATGCACCAGATCCTGCGCAATCTGCTGTCCAATGCGTTCAAATTCACAGAGCAGGGTTCTGTCATTGTTGAGATCCGTAAACTGGATTCTTACTCGGATATGAATTATGCAGCGAACGACTCATTACTGTCCTTTGCAGTCAAAGATACCGGTATCGGCATTTCTGCTGAGAACCGCGAGCTGATCTTTGAGGCCTTCCGCCAGGCAGACGGGACGACGGCCCGCAGATTCGGAGGAACCGGATTAGGACTATCCATCTCGCTTCAATTAGCCAAGCTTCTGGGAGGACATATCAGCCTGGAGAGTGAAGAGGGGGAAGGCAGCACGTTCACGCTCTACCTTCCATGCCGTGAGCTGGACAGCGGGGAAGAGTCTGATAATCTCCCGGGGCAGACTCAGGCTGCCGCAGCGTCTGAACAGACAGCATCTGCTCAGCGGGGGACGCTGGACAACAGCAAAGATTTGCTGTTTGAGAAAGAATATGAGAAGCTTCACGGCAGAACTGTTCTGATTGTAGACGATGACTCGCGCAATATTTTTGCACTGCAGAAGGGTCTGGAGCCGTATGGAATGAACGTTCTGACTGCCCAGACTGGTTATGAATGTCTGCAGATTGTCAGAGAACAGGCCGATGTGGATATCGTATTGCTGGACATCATGATGCCGAATCTGGACGGCTACGATACCTTGTCTATTATCCGGGAAGAGCTATTACTCACAGAGCTTCCGATCATTGCAATTTCCGCCAAGACCATGAAAGAGGACCGCGAACGGTGCCTGACGGCCGGGGCTACTGATTTCATGAGCAAACCGGTAGTAATGAAAGAGGTCGTCACCCGGATGTGCCGCTGGATACAGGATCGCGTTTAA
- a CDS encoding PRD domain-containing protein, which yields MARENEQFQVLRVIGNNVVMVQGGKKSKEYVIIGKGIGFALKDAGVIDADDPRIEKLFRLEDREEWSQYQILLEDIDPKVMRITDEIISDIAREFPGKLNDKIYLALPSHIQFTIFRLRSGMDIVNPFLEETRMTFPKEFEIAYKAAEKISAEFEVRIPEDEVGFLTYHVYSAVSNVPVGQLVKASNIVSDLMDMIRNERNIIFEQGSMNHVRLMVHLRFSIERILQGSLIDNPFVKHIKKEYKDEYKLALKMGKIMQGKLGVDVPEEEICFLAMHLHRLFQTLEKNK from the coding sequence TTGGCGAGGGAAAATGAACAATTTCAGGTTCTGCGGGTGATTGGAAATAATGTCGTAATGGTTCAAGGAGGCAAAAAAAGCAAGGAATACGTAATTATCGGCAAGGGCATCGGCTTCGCGCTTAAAGACGCAGGTGTGATTGATGCGGATGATCCCCGGATTGAGAAGCTGTTTCGGCTGGAGGACCGGGAGGAATGGAGCCAGTATCAGATTCTGCTGGAAGATATAGATCCCAAAGTCATGAGGATAACGGATGAGATTATTTCGGATATCGCCCGTGAGTTTCCCGGCAAGTTAAACGACAAGATCTATTTGGCGCTCCCGAGCCATATCCAGTTCACCATTTTCCGCTTGCGGAGCGGGATGGACATTGTCAATCCATTTCTTGAGGAAACCCGGATGACCTTCCCCAAAGAATTTGAGATCGCTTACAAGGCGGCGGAGAAGATCAGTGCGGAATTCGAGGTGCGGATCCCGGAAGATGAAGTCGGATTCCTAACCTATCATGTCTATTCCGCGGTCAGCAATGTGCCGGTTGGCCAGCTGGTTAAAGCCTCCAATATCGTAAGCGATCTGATGGATATGATCCGCAATGAACGCAATATCATTTTTGAACAGGGCAGTATGAACCATGTCCGGCTGATGGTTCACCTGAGATTCTCTATTGAACGGATTCTGCAGGGTTCGCTCATTGATAATCCATTCGTGAAGCACATCAAGAAAGAATACAAAGATGAATACAAGCTGGCCCTCAAAATGGGAAAGATCATGCAAGGCAAGCTCGGTGTAGACGTGCCGGAAGAAGAGATATGCTTCCTCGCCATGCATCTGCACCGGTTATTCCAGACCTTAGAGAAAAACAAATAG
- a CDS encoding PTS sugar transporter subunit IIA, whose product MFSRWKSKKEEKHAEASIEIPAPVSGQAVPLTDVPDETFAGGHMGKGIAIEPTEGRLIAPFDGIIAHVVKTNHALILEHSSGLQLLMHIGIDTVSLKGNGFISNIATGDEVKAGQTLIEFDLEAIRTAGYRTITPVIVTSNAEYTPVVDFHYGSVTAGKNSILTVASKL is encoded by the coding sequence ATGTTTTCCAGATGGAAATCAAAAAAAGAAGAGAAACATGCTGAAGCAAGTATTGAGATACCCGCTCCGGTCAGCGGGCAGGCTGTTCCGCTAACTGACGTACCGGATGAGACGTTTGCCGGCGGGCATATGGGCAAGGGAATTGCCATAGAACCGACCGAGGGCAGATTAATCGCTCCCTTTGACGGAATAATTGCCCATGTTGTCAAAACTAATCACGCACTTATCCTGGAGCATTCCTCCGGTCTGCAGCTGCTGATGCATATTGGGATCGATACGGTCAGCCTGAAGGGAAACGGCTTCATCAGCAATATTGCCACCGGAGATGAAGTGAAAGCAGGCCAAACGCTGATTGAGTTCGATCTCGAGGCGATACGGACTGCGGGTTACCGGACCATTACACCGGTCATTGTGACCAGTAACGCGGAGTATACGCCGGTTGTGGACTTCCATTACGGCTCCGTTACTGCAGGGAAGAACAGTATTCTTACAGTGGCTTCAAAGCTATAA
- the nagE gene encoding N-acetylglucosamine-specific PTS transporter subunit IIBC: MLAFLQKLGKSLMLPVATLPAAAILQGFALINYEKDFHMGAAGRFLNQYVAPFLNAGAGAIFGNLALIFAIGVAIGFAGDAVAALSALIAYQILDSILKVIPAQMPFIGDDVKLNMGVLGGIFAGAWAAFLYKKYHNIKMPDWLGFFAGKRFVPIITAVTTMVLAVLLGMIWSPIQDVISDFGTWVVGLGAVGAFIFGTANRLLIPFGLHHVINAIAWFQLGDFTNVAGDIVHGDLTRFFAGDKSAGIFMTGFFPIMMFALPGAALAFIHTAKPEKRKMVASIFIGSAIASFLTGITEPLEFSFMFLAPALYVVHALLTGFAGFLMYVLDVKLGFGFSAGLIDYLLNMKLSTNAWVLIPVGLAFFVLYYVLFRFIIVKFNLKTPGREDDTDDEIIDLTKGGGTVSASSRAAKILENIGGPANIRSIDACITRLRLNVNDDKAVKDSALKQLGASGVMRLGQGAVQIVFGPQSEQIKDDIKKLM, from the coding sequence ATGTTAGCTTTTTTACAGAAGTTGGGTAAATCATTGATGCTTCCAGTCGCAACATTGCCGGCGGCAGCGATTCTGCAAGGGTTCGCACTCATTAACTATGAGAAGGATTTCCATATGGGGGCAGCAGGCAGATTCCTGAATCAATATGTTGCACCGTTCCTTAATGCAGGCGCAGGTGCAATCTTCGGCAACCTTGCTCTTATCTTTGCCATTGGGGTGGCTATCGGATTCGCAGGGGATGCAGTAGCCGCGCTGTCGGCACTCATAGCTTATCAGATTCTTGACAGTATTCTCAAAGTAATTCCGGCCCAAATGCCATTCATCGGTGACGATGTTAAACTAAATATGGGTGTACTCGGCGGTATCTTTGCCGGAGCCTGGGCAGCATTCCTGTACAAGAAATATCACAATATCAAGATGCCGGATTGGCTTGGCTTCTTCGCAGGCAAACGTTTCGTTCCTATCATTACTGCAGTGACTACAATGGTCCTTGCTGTTCTGCTCGGTATGATCTGGAGTCCAATCCAGGATGTAATCAGTGACTTCGGTACCTGGGTCGTCGGTCTGGGAGCTGTAGGTGCATTTATCTTCGGCACCGCCAACCGTCTGTTGATTCCTTTTGGTCTGCATCATGTCATTAACGCAATTGCCTGGTTCCAGCTTGGTGATTTCACGAACGTTGCCGGAGATATTGTACACGGTGACCTGACACGCTTCTTCGCCGGAGATAAATCTGCAGGGATATTCATGACAGGCTTTTTCCCGATTATGATGTTCGCGCTGCCTGGTGCGGCACTGGCATTTATTCATACAGCCAAGCCTGAGAAACGCAAAATGGTTGCTTCCATCTTTATCGGTTCGGCGATTGCCTCCTTCCTGACGGGTATTACTGAGCCTTTGGAATTCTCTTTCATGTTCCTTGCGCCGGCTCTGTATGTTGTACACGCTTTGCTTACCGGTTTTGCCGGATTCCTCATGTATGTGCTGGATGTGAAGCTCGGGTTCGGTTTCTCTGCCGGGTTAATTGACTACCTGCTTAACATGAAGCTCTCCACCAATGCGTGGGTACTCATTCCTGTGGGGCTTGCATTCTTCGTTCTGTACTATGTGCTGTTCCGGTTCATTATCGTCAAGTTCAATCTCAAAACACCAGGCCGTGAAGATGACACGGATGATGAAATTATTGACCTGACCAAAGGCGGGGGAACAGTATCGGCTTCTTCCAGAGCTGCTAAAATTCTGGAGAACATCGGCGGCCCTGCGAACATCCGCAGCATCGATGCCTGCATTACCCGTCTGCGTCTTAACGTCAATGATGATAAGGCGGTTAAAGACTCCGCACTCAAGCAGCTCGGCGCTTCCGGTGTAATGAGACTGGGTCAAGGGGCCGTACAGATTGTATTCGGACCACAGTCCGAACAGATTAAGGATGATATCAAAAAGCTGATGTAA